In one Procambarus clarkii isolate CNS0578487 chromosome 29, FALCON_Pclarkii_2.0, whole genome shotgun sequence genomic region, the following are encoded:
- the LOC138349558 gene encoding single Ig IL-1-related receptor-like isoform X3: protein MRNGCVVGSLVKMKKQEGCVLRQMMWMLLFSPWMIQPGDSSQAGTCPCDRLMMAKTQVPLPDDTIGASRSGNINCCVAHFLGYPDRSASVLWSFKGENFPWSQEISTFRKHPCYPETLETNGALPTDMGNYTCTVTSSNGTIVTKTMQLDIEDNTDYREAPMGSLMSSDTLATLGANVSFTCEAFVGSSPGAFNPSVVWTKFFPNGSVHTWAKVLPNVKLRTFSDKKGMLTSQLTIRGVKAVHFGSYNCSITNSYGALKRNVKLTEGVPPTHVIMEQYKAAVVATVAVVAVMVVALCVWCRCRLQMALYWRHRTSRVKDGYQYDVFVVHGESASCWVWSVLLPALEDTCGYTCFLPQRDMCGGDQVAESMLGAISRCRRVVVVVSPCLLASPWAVWATYSGIHAALTSPVRILALLLQEVTIQANSPEKNTLIGILKVVRKVRVPVVCGWQPADGEESRLDDAVAIRLEGKDPHRELKLDIPENKVEVTWSNSPKSQRLSNMITGSNAASREDLEADKDKKTEVGGTVIYTEGDFGLQDPGSPCSVTPFILAPCRRTRAASFTVCQSLCRCMQVVCVGDREQQFWQTVRLRLGPPSLRNLDTTASYRA from the exons ATG AGGAATGGTTGTGTGGTCGGTTCCTTGGTCAAGATGAAGAAGCAGGAAGGTTGCGTGTTGCGTCAGATGATGTGGATGCTGCTCTTCTCTCCTTGGATGATACAGCCGGGAGATAG CAGTCAGGCCGGGACGTGTCcgtgtgacaggttgatgatggcTAAGACCCAAGTGCCCTTACCCGACGACACCATCGGGGCCTCCAGGAGCGGCAACATCAACTGCTGCGTGGCCCACTTCCTGGGCTACCCCGACCGCTCCGCCTCCGTACTGTG GTCGTTTAAAGGAGAGAATTTCCCATGGTCGCAGGAGATCAGCACCTTCAGGAAGCACCCATGTTATCCGGAGACGTTGGAGACCAACGGCGCTCTACCTACAGACATGGGCAATTACACCTGCACCGTTACCTCCTCTAATGGCACCATCGTCACCAAAACCATGCAACTAGATATAGAAG ACAACACCGACTACCGGGAGGCGCCGATGGGCTCCCTGATGTCCAGCGACACACTGGCCACGCTGGGCGCCAACGTCAGCTTCACCTGCGAGGCCTTCGTTGGCAGTTCTCCTGGAGCTTTCAATCCCAGTGTGGTGTGGACTAAGTTCTTCCCGAACGGCTCCGTACACACCTGGGCCAAGGTCCTGCCCAACGTCAAACTCCGCACCTTCTCCGACAA GAAAGGTATGCTGACGAGTCAGCTGACCATCAGGGGCGTGAAGGCTGTGCACTTCGGCTCGTACAACTGCAGCATCACCAACTCCTACGGCGCCCTGAAAAGGAATGTCAAGCTCACCGAAGGAG TTCCACCAACACACGTGATCATGGAGCAGTACAAGGCGGCAGTGGTGgcgacagtggcggtggtggcagtCATGGTGGTGGCACTCTGCGTCTGGTGCCGCTGTCGCCTCCAGATGGCACTCTACTGGCGCCACAGAACCTCAAGGGTCAAGG ACGGGTACCAGTACGACGTGTTCGTGGTCCACGGGGAGTCGGCGTCGTGCTGGGTGTGGTCGGTGCTACTGCCGGCGCTCGAGGACACTTGCGGCTACACCTGCTTCCTCCCGCAGCGGGACATGTGCGGTGGCGACC AAGTGGCCGAGTCCATGCTGGGTGCGATCTCCCGGTGCCgtcgcgtggtggtggtggtgtcgccgTGTCTCCTGGCCAGCCCCTGGGCCGTGTGGGCCACCTACAGCGGTATCCACGCCGCCCTCACCTCCCCCGTCAGGATCCTGGCTCTCCTCCTGCAG GAAGTGACGATACAGGCGAACTCACCGGAGAAAAACACCTTAATTGGGATCCTGAAGGTGGTAAGGAAGGTGCGAGTGCCAGTTGTGTGTGGTTGGCAGCCGGCAGACGGAGAGGAGAGCCGCCTGGACGACGCCGTAGCCATCAGACTGGAGGGCAAGGACCCGCACCGGGAACTGAAGCTCGATATCCCGGAGAATAAAGTCGAGGTCACCTGGTCCAACTCCCCGAAGAGTCAGCGACTGTCCAATATGATCACCGGGAGCAACGCCGCCTCCAGGGAGGACCTTGAGGCCGACAAAGACAAAAAGACGGAGGTCGGAGGGACCGTCATCTATACTGAGGGGGATTTTGGGCTGCAGGACCCGGGTTCTCCTTGCTCCGTCACTCCCTTTATTTTGGCCCCTTGCAGGAGGACCCGCGCCGCCTCCTTCACC GTGTGTCAGTCCTTGTGTAGGTGcatgcaggtggtgtgtgtgggagaccgagAGCAGCAGTTCTGGCAGACGGTCCGCCTTCGCCtgggccctccctccctccggaacCTGGACACCACAGCCTCCTACAGGGCCTGA
- the LOC138349558 gene encoding single Ig IL-1-related receptor-like isoform X1: MRNGCVVGSLVKMKKQEGCVLRQMMWMLLFSPWMIQPGDSQAGTCPCDRLMMAKTQVPLPDDTIGASRSGNINCCVAHFLGYPDRSASVLWSFKGENFPWSQEISTFRKHPCYPETLETNGALPTDMGNYTCTVTSSNGTIVTKTMQLDIEDNTDYREAPMGSLMSSDTLATLGANVSFTCEAFVGSSPGAFNPSVVWTKFFPNGSVHTWAKVLPNVKLRTFSDKKGMLTSQLTIRGVKAVHFGSYNCSITNSYGALKRNVKLTEGVPPTHVIMEQYKAAVVATVAVVAVMVVALCVWCRCRLQMALYWRHRTSRVKDGYQYDVFVVHGESASCWVWSVLLPALEDTCGYTCFLPQRDMCGGDQVAESMLGAISRCRRVVVVVSPCLLASPWAVWATYSGIHAALTSPVRILALLLQEVTIQANSPEKNTLIGILKVVRKVRVPVVCGWQPADGEESRLDDAVAIRLEGKDPHRELKLDIPENKVEVTWSNSPKSQRLSNMITGSNAASREDLEADKDKKTEVGGTVIYTEGDFGLQDPGSPCSVTPFILAPCRRTRAASFTVCQSLCRCMQVVCVGDREQQFWQTVRLRLGPPSLRNLDTTASYRA; this comes from the exons ATG AGGAATGGTTGTGTGGTCGGTTCCTTGGTCAAGATGAAGAAGCAGGAAGGTTGCGTGTTGCGTCAGATGATGTGGATGCTGCTCTTCTCTCCTTGGATGATACAGCCGGGAGATAG TCAGGCCGGGACGTGTCcgtgtgacaggttgatgatggcTAAGACCCAAGTGCCCTTACCCGACGACACCATCGGGGCCTCCAGGAGCGGCAACATCAACTGCTGCGTGGCCCACTTCCTGGGCTACCCCGACCGCTCCGCCTCCGTACTGTG GTCGTTTAAAGGAGAGAATTTCCCATGGTCGCAGGAGATCAGCACCTTCAGGAAGCACCCATGTTATCCGGAGACGTTGGAGACCAACGGCGCTCTACCTACAGACATGGGCAATTACACCTGCACCGTTACCTCCTCTAATGGCACCATCGTCACCAAAACCATGCAACTAGATATAGAAG ACAACACCGACTACCGGGAGGCGCCGATGGGCTCCCTGATGTCCAGCGACACACTGGCCACGCTGGGCGCCAACGTCAGCTTCACCTGCGAGGCCTTCGTTGGCAGTTCTCCTGGAGCTTTCAATCCCAGTGTGGTGTGGACTAAGTTCTTCCCGAACGGCTCCGTACACACCTGGGCCAAGGTCCTGCCCAACGTCAAACTCCGCACCTTCTCCGACAA GAAAGGTATGCTGACGAGTCAGCTGACCATCAGGGGCGTGAAGGCTGTGCACTTCGGCTCGTACAACTGCAGCATCACCAACTCCTACGGCGCCCTGAAAAGGAATGTCAAGCTCACCGAAGGAG TTCCACCAACACACGTGATCATGGAGCAGTACAAGGCGGCAGTGGTGgcgacagtggcggtggtggcagtCATGGTGGTGGCACTCTGCGTCTGGTGCCGCTGTCGCCTCCAGATGGCACTCTACTGGCGCCACAGAACCTCAAGGGTCAAGG ACGGGTACCAGTACGACGTGTTCGTGGTCCACGGGGAGTCGGCGTCGTGCTGGGTGTGGTCGGTGCTACTGCCGGCGCTCGAGGACACTTGCGGCTACACCTGCTTCCTCCCGCAGCGGGACATGTGCGGTGGCGACC AAGTGGCCGAGTCCATGCTGGGTGCGATCTCCCGGTGCCgtcgcgtggtggtggtggtgtcgccgTGTCTCCTGGCCAGCCCCTGGGCCGTGTGGGCCACCTACAGCGGTATCCACGCCGCCCTCACCTCCCCCGTCAGGATCCTGGCTCTCCTCCTGCAG GAAGTGACGATACAGGCGAACTCACCGGAGAAAAACACCTTAATTGGGATCCTGAAGGTGGTAAGGAAGGTGCGAGTGCCAGTTGTGTGTGGTTGGCAGCCGGCAGACGGAGAGGAGAGCCGCCTGGACGACGCCGTAGCCATCAGACTGGAGGGCAAGGACCCGCACCGGGAACTGAAGCTCGATATCCCGGAGAATAAAGTCGAGGTCACCTGGTCCAACTCCCCGAAGAGTCAGCGACTGTCCAATATGATCACCGGGAGCAACGCCGCCTCCAGGGAGGACCTTGAGGCCGACAAAGACAAAAAGACGGAGGTCGGAGGGACCGTCATCTATACTGAGGGGGATTTTGGGCTGCAGGACCCGGGTTCTCCTTGCTCCGTCACTCCCTTTATTTTGGCCCCTTGCAGGAGGACCCGCGCCGCCTCCTTCACC GTGTGTCAGTCCTTGTGTAGGTGcatgcaggtggtgtgtgtgggagaccgagAGCAGCAGTTCTGGCAGACGGTCCGCCTTCGCCtgggccctccctccctccggaacCTGGACACCACAGCCTCCTACAGGGCCTGA
- the LOC138349558 gene encoding single Ig IL-1-related receptor-like isoform X4 codes for MKKQEGCVLRQMMWMLLFSPWMIQPGDSQAGTCPCDRLMMAKTQVPLPDDTIGASRSGNINCCVAHFLGYPDRSASVLWSFKGENFPWSQEISTFRKHPCYPETLETNGALPTDMGNYTCTVTSSNGTIVTKTMQLDIEDNTDYREAPMGSLMSSDTLATLGANVSFTCEAFVGSSPGAFNPSVVWTKFFPNGSVHTWAKVLPNVKLRTFSDKKGMLTSQLTIRGVKAVHFGSYNCSITNSYGALKRNVKLTEGVPPTHVIMEQYKAAVVATVAVVAVMVVALCVWCRCRLQMALYWRHRTSRVKDGYQYDVFVVHGESASCWVWSVLLPALEDTCGYTCFLPQRDMCGGDQVAESMLGAISRCRRVVVVVSPCLLASPWAVWATYSGIHAALTSPVRILALLLQEVTIQANSPEKNTLIGILKVVRKVRVPVVCGWQPADGEESRLDDAVAIRLEGKDPHRELKLDIPENKVEVTWSNSPKSQRLSNMITGSNAASREDLEADKDKKTEVGGTVIYTEGDFGLQDPGSPCSVTPFILAPCRRTRAASFTVCQSLCRCMQVVCVGDREQQFWQTVRLRLGPPSLRNLDTTASYRA; via the exons ATGAAGAAGCAGGAAGGTTGCGTGTTGCGTCAGATGATGTGGATGCTGCTCTTCTCTCCTTGGATGATACAGCCGGGAGATAG TCAGGCCGGGACGTGTCcgtgtgacaggttgatgatggcTAAGACCCAAGTGCCCTTACCCGACGACACCATCGGGGCCTCCAGGAGCGGCAACATCAACTGCTGCGTGGCCCACTTCCTGGGCTACCCCGACCGCTCCGCCTCCGTACTGTG GTCGTTTAAAGGAGAGAATTTCCCATGGTCGCAGGAGATCAGCACCTTCAGGAAGCACCCATGTTATCCGGAGACGTTGGAGACCAACGGCGCTCTACCTACAGACATGGGCAATTACACCTGCACCGTTACCTCCTCTAATGGCACCATCGTCACCAAAACCATGCAACTAGATATAGAAG ACAACACCGACTACCGGGAGGCGCCGATGGGCTCCCTGATGTCCAGCGACACACTGGCCACGCTGGGCGCCAACGTCAGCTTCACCTGCGAGGCCTTCGTTGGCAGTTCTCCTGGAGCTTTCAATCCCAGTGTGGTGTGGACTAAGTTCTTCCCGAACGGCTCCGTACACACCTGGGCCAAGGTCCTGCCCAACGTCAAACTCCGCACCTTCTCCGACAA GAAAGGTATGCTGACGAGTCAGCTGACCATCAGGGGCGTGAAGGCTGTGCACTTCGGCTCGTACAACTGCAGCATCACCAACTCCTACGGCGCCCTGAAAAGGAATGTCAAGCTCACCGAAGGAG TTCCACCAACACACGTGATCATGGAGCAGTACAAGGCGGCAGTGGTGgcgacagtggcggtggtggcagtCATGGTGGTGGCACTCTGCGTCTGGTGCCGCTGTCGCCTCCAGATGGCACTCTACTGGCGCCACAGAACCTCAAGGGTCAAGG ACGGGTACCAGTACGACGTGTTCGTGGTCCACGGGGAGTCGGCGTCGTGCTGGGTGTGGTCGGTGCTACTGCCGGCGCTCGAGGACACTTGCGGCTACACCTGCTTCCTCCCGCAGCGGGACATGTGCGGTGGCGACC AAGTGGCCGAGTCCATGCTGGGTGCGATCTCCCGGTGCCgtcgcgtggtggtggtggtgtcgccgTGTCTCCTGGCCAGCCCCTGGGCCGTGTGGGCCACCTACAGCGGTATCCACGCCGCCCTCACCTCCCCCGTCAGGATCCTGGCTCTCCTCCTGCAG GAAGTGACGATACAGGCGAACTCACCGGAGAAAAACACCTTAATTGGGATCCTGAAGGTGGTAAGGAAGGTGCGAGTGCCAGTTGTGTGTGGTTGGCAGCCGGCAGACGGAGAGGAGAGCCGCCTGGACGACGCCGTAGCCATCAGACTGGAGGGCAAGGACCCGCACCGGGAACTGAAGCTCGATATCCCGGAGAATAAAGTCGAGGTCACCTGGTCCAACTCCCCGAAGAGTCAGCGACTGTCCAATATGATCACCGGGAGCAACGCCGCCTCCAGGGAGGACCTTGAGGCCGACAAAGACAAAAAGACGGAGGTCGGAGGGACCGTCATCTATACTGAGGGGGATTTTGGGCTGCAGGACCCGGGTTCTCCTTGCTCCGTCACTCCCTTTATTTTGGCCCCTTGCAGGAGGACCCGCGCCGCCTCCTTCACC GTGTGTCAGTCCTTGTGTAGGTGcatgcaggtggtgtgtgtgggagaccgagAGCAGCAGTTCTGGCAGACGGTCCGCCTTCGCCtgggccctccctccctccggaacCTGGACACCACAGCCTCCTACAGGGCCTGA
- the LOC138349558 gene encoding single Ig IL-1-related receptor-like isoform X2, whose protein sequence is MKKQEGCVLRQMMWMLLFSPWMIQPGDSSQAGTCPCDRLMMAKTQVPLPDDTIGASRSGNINCCVAHFLGYPDRSASVLWSFKGENFPWSQEISTFRKHPCYPETLETNGALPTDMGNYTCTVTSSNGTIVTKTMQLDIEDNTDYREAPMGSLMSSDTLATLGANVSFTCEAFVGSSPGAFNPSVVWTKFFPNGSVHTWAKVLPNVKLRTFSDKKGMLTSQLTIRGVKAVHFGSYNCSITNSYGALKRNVKLTEGVPPTHVIMEQYKAAVVATVAVVAVMVVALCVWCRCRLQMALYWRHRTSRVKDGYQYDVFVVHGESASCWVWSVLLPALEDTCGYTCFLPQRDMCGGDQVAESMLGAISRCRRVVVVVSPCLLASPWAVWATYSGIHAALTSPVRILALLLQEVTIQANSPEKNTLIGILKVVRKVRVPVVCGWQPADGEESRLDDAVAIRLEGKDPHRELKLDIPENKVEVTWSNSPKSQRLSNMITGSNAASREDLEADKDKKTEVGGTVIYTEGDFGLQDPGSPCSVTPFILAPCRRTRAASFTVCQSLCRCMQVVCVGDREQQFWQTVRLRLGPPSLRNLDTTASYRA, encoded by the exons ATGAAGAAGCAGGAAGGTTGCGTGTTGCGTCAGATGATGTGGATGCTGCTCTTCTCTCCTTGGATGATACAGCCGGGAGATAG CAGTCAGGCCGGGACGTGTCcgtgtgacaggttgatgatggcTAAGACCCAAGTGCCCTTACCCGACGACACCATCGGGGCCTCCAGGAGCGGCAACATCAACTGCTGCGTGGCCCACTTCCTGGGCTACCCCGACCGCTCCGCCTCCGTACTGTG GTCGTTTAAAGGAGAGAATTTCCCATGGTCGCAGGAGATCAGCACCTTCAGGAAGCACCCATGTTATCCGGAGACGTTGGAGACCAACGGCGCTCTACCTACAGACATGGGCAATTACACCTGCACCGTTACCTCCTCTAATGGCACCATCGTCACCAAAACCATGCAACTAGATATAGAAG ACAACACCGACTACCGGGAGGCGCCGATGGGCTCCCTGATGTCCAGCGACACACTGGCCACGCTGGGCGCCAACGTCAGCTTCACCTGCGAGGCCTTCGTTGGCAGTTCTCCTGGAGCTTTCAATCCCAGTGTGGTGTGGACTAAGTTCTTCCCGAACGGCTCCGTACACACCTGGGCCAAGGTCCTGCCCAACGTCAAACTCCGCACCTTCTCCGACAA GAAAGGTATGCTGACGAGTCAGCTGACCATCAGGGGCGTGAAGGCTGTGCACTTCGGCTCGTACAACTGCAGCATCACCAACTCCTACGGCGCCCTGAAAAGGAATGTCAAGCTCACCGAAGGAG TTCCACCAACACACGTGATCATGGAGCAGTACAAGGCGGCAGTGGTGgcgacagtggcggtggtggcagtCATGGTGGTGGCACTCTGCGTCTGGTGCCGCTGTCGCCTCCAGATGGCACTCTACTGGCGCCACAGAACCTCAAGGGTCAAGG ACGGGTACCAGTACGACGTGTTCGTGGTCCACGGGGAGTCGGCGTCGTGCTGGGTGTGGTCGGTGCTACTGCCGGCGCTCGAGGACACTTGCGGCTACACCTGCTTCCTCCCGCAGCGGGACATGTGCGGTGGCGACC AAGTGGCCGAGTCCATGCTGGGTGCGATCTCCCGGTGCCgtcgcgtggtggtggtggtgtcgccgTGTCTCCTGGCCAGCCCCTGGGCCGTGTGGGCCACCTACAGCGGTATCCACGCCGCCCTCACCTCCCCCGTCAGGATCCTGGCTCTCCTCCTGCAG GAAGTGACGATACAGGCGAACTCACCGGAGAAAAACACCTTAATTGGGATCCTGAAGGTGGTAAGGAAGGTGCGAGTGCCAGTTGTGTGTGGTTGGCAGCCGGCAGACGGAGAGGAGAGCCGCCTGGACGACGCCGTAGCCATCAGACTGGAGGGCAAGGACCCGCACCGGGAACTGAAGCTCGATATCCCGGAGAATAAAGTCGAGGTCACCTGGTCCAACTCCCCGAAGAGTCAGCGACTGTCCAATATGATCACCGGGAGCAACGCCGCCTCCAGGGAGGACCTTGAGGCCGACAAAGACAAAAAGACGGAGGTCGGAGGGACCGTCATCTATACTGAGGGGGATTTTGGGCTGCAGGACCCGGGTTCTCCTTGCTCCGTCACTCCCTTTATTTTGGCCCCTTGCAGGAGGACCCGCGCCGCCTCCTTCACC GTGTGTCAGTCCTTGTGTAGGTGcatgcaggtggtgtgtgtgggagaccgagAGCAGCAGTTCTGGCAGACGGTCCGCCTTCGCCtgggccctccctccctccggaacCTGGACACCACAGCCTCCTACAGGGCCTGA
- the LOC138349558 gene encoding single Ig IL-1-related receptor-like isoform X5 encodes MGVLTCVKPSTLPPRRPPTPSSATHADQAGTCPCDRLMMAKTQVPLPDDTIGASRSGNINCCVAHFLGYPDRSASVLWSFKGENFPWSQEISTFRKHPCYPETLETNGALPTDMGNYTCTVTSSNGTIVTKTMQLDIEDNTDYREAPMGSLMSSDTLATLGANVSFTCEAFVGSSPGAFNPSVVWTKFFPNGSVHTWAKVLPNVKLRTFSDKKGMLTSQLTIRGVKAVHFGSYNCSITNSYGALKRNVKLTEGVPPTHVIMEQYKAAVVATVAVVAVMVVALCVWCRCRLQMALYWRHRTSRVKDGYQYDVFVVHGESASCWVWSVLLPALEDTCGYTCFLPQRDMCGGDQVAESMLGAISRCRRVVVVVSPCLLASPWAVWATYSGIHAALTSPVRILALLLQEVTIQANSPEKNTLIGILKVVRKVRVPVVCGWQPADGEESRLDDAVAIRLEGKDPHRELKLDIPENKVEVTWSNSPKSQRLSNMITGSNAASREDLEADKDKKTEVGGTVIYTEGDFGLQDPGSPCSVTPFILAPCRRTRAASFTVCQSLCRCMQVVCVGDREQQFWQTVRLRLGPPSLRNLDTTASYRA; translated from the exons TCAGGCCGGGACGTGTCcgtgtgacaggttgatgatggcTAAGACCCAAGTGCCCTTACCCGACGACACCATCGGGGCCTCCAGGAGCGGCAACATCAACTGCTGCGTGGCCCACTTCCTGGGCTACCCCGACCGCTCCGCCTCCGTACTGTG GTCGTTTAAAGGAGAGAATTTCCCATGGTCGCAGGAGATCAGCACCTTCAGGAAGCACCCATGTTATCCGGAGACGTTGGAGACCAACGGCGCTCTACCTACAGACATGGGCAATTACACCTGCACCGTTACCTCCTCTAATGGCACCATCGTCACCAAAACCATGCAACTAGATATAGAAG ACAACACCGACTACCGGGAGGCGCCGATGGGCTCCCTGATGTCCAGCGACACACTGGCCACGCTGGGCGCCAACGTCAGCTTCACCTGCGAGGCCTTCGTTGGCAGTTCTCCTGGAGCTTTCAATCCCAGTGTGGTGTGGACTAAGTTCTTCCCGAACGGCTCCGTACACACCTGGGCCAAGGTCCTGCCCAACGTCAAACTCCGCACCTTCTCCGACAA GAAAGGTATGCTGACGAGTCAGCTGACCATCAGGGGCGTGAAGGCTGTGCACTTCGGCTCGTACAACTGCAGCATCACCAACTCCTACGGCGCCCTGAAAAGGAATGTCAAGCTCACCGAAGGAG TTCCACCAACACACGTGATCATGGAGCAGTACAAGGCGGCAGTGGTGgcgacagtggcggtggtggcagtCATGGTGGTGGCACTCTGCGTCTGGTGCCGCTGTCGCCTCCAGATGGCACTCTACTGGCGCCACAGAACCTCAAGGGTCAAGG ACGGGTACCAGTACGACGTGTTCGTGGTCCACGGGGAGTCGGCGTCGTGCTGGGTGTGGTCGGTGCTACTGCCGGCGCTCGAGGACACTTGCGGCTACACCTGCTTCCTCCCGCAGCGGGACATGTGCGGTGGCGACC AAGTGGCCGAGTCCATGCTGGGTGCGATCTCCCGGTGCCgtcgcgtggtggtggtggtgtcgccgTGTCTCCTGGCCAGCCCCTGGGCCGTGTGGGCCACCTACAGCGGTATCCACGCCGCCCTCACCTCCCCCGTCAGGATCCTGGCTCTCCTCCTGCAG GAAGTGACGATACAGGCGAACTCACCGGAGAAAAACACCTTAATTGGGATCCTGAAGGTGGTAAGGAAGGTGCGAGTGCCAGTTGTGTGTGGTTGGCAGCCGGCAGACGGAGAGGAGAGCCGCCTGGACGACGCCGTAGCCATCAGACTGGAGGGCAAGGACCCGCACCGGGAACTGAAGCTCGATATCCCGGAGAATAAAGTCGAGGTCACCTGGTCCAACTCCCCGAAGAGTCAGCGACTGTCCAATATGATCACCGGGAGCAACGCCGCCTCCAGGGAGGACCTTGAGGCCGACAAAGACAAAAAGACGGAGGTCGGAGGGACCGTCATCTATACTGAGGGGGATTTTGGGCTGCAGGACCCGGGTTCTCCTTGCTCCGTCACTCCCTTTATTTTGGCCCCTTGCAGGAGGACCCGCGCCGCCTCCTTCACC GTGTGTCAGTCCTTGTGTAGGTGcatgcaggtggtgtgtgtgggagaccgagAGCAGCAGTTCTGGCAGACGGTCCGCCTTCGCCtgggccctccctccctccggaacCTGGACACCACAGCCTCCTACAGGGCCTGA